From the Geotrypetes seraphini chromosome 8, aGeoSer1.1, whole genome shotgun sequence genome, the window ACGAGAGAGCCTCAGAAACCAAGAGATTGTTGAATGAGTCATTGGAAGAAGAACAGGTATTGCATGGGGCTTTTAAGAAGCCTCGCTTAATGTACCCTTATTGCAGTACACCCTGCCCAGCACTGAAAGAGGCCTTCTCGTCACCTGACTCTGCTTGCTTCCCAGGATCTTCTAGTTGTTTTGATGAAACACAGACTAGGAAGCTGGTTCTGCCCAGTGATCCTTTAGCCTCTTTCAGTCCTGCTTCAAAACCAGACCAGAATGAGCTGGATGACTCATTACTGGAAGCATCTGATGGCGATGCAGATTCGCCTTTGCATTTGACTGAGGAACAGATGCAGAAATTGTTGGAAGATGACTGGTCAGCTGCTGGGATGGAGAGAGAACCACTGTACAGTGAACACAGCTCtccagaagagagtgaagagcttGAGCATTTTAACTCACAGCTTTTCACAAGATCTGTTTTGGAAGGACCCTCTCTCACCCAGTCTACTTTATTCTCTGCTTCTAGCATCTTGCTCACTCTTGATGAAACAGAGTGTGAAAGGAGCATATCACTGGACCAAAACTGCTTGGAGTGTAACGAAATTAATAATATACCGTTTGATTGTGACATTGAGGATATTTTAGCTCTTAGCCCCATTGATAGATCTTCCATAGAGCAAGAAAACGATGACTATGTGCTATTGGAAAACACAGAGGTGCAAGATGGTTGCTTAAGAGGTGCTACTGATCTTTTAGAGAAGCAGAAGTTAATGCCATTCTCCAATCAGAATGGGGAGGAAGAGCTGGGGGAATATGCTGCAGAACCAGAGGAGTACCCTCTGTGTTTGGAGGAGTGTATTGCAGCTCCAGGAGGGCAAGCTCTGTGCAATCATTCCTTTCCTAATCCTCCAGCTGACAGGGAGCTTGGCAAGTCTCAGGATGGCACTGCCATGGCCTCTGAGGCACACTCATTCAAATCCATTAACATTCCAGCAAAAGAGGGCCCTGATAGAGCTGGTGAGAGTGTTTCATCTGCTCCAAATGCTAGCTTGCAGAAGCCGAAGCTGTTAAAGAGAGTAGCTCTTCCACAAGATAATGTCACGGTAAGAAATTGTCCTGTTCTGACTTCAGCTGAAAGCAATTTGTATTTAATGTGGGTAGTGAAGGGAGCCAAGGTGCTGCTGCATGGTATTTCTGAATCCAGCTTTGTAAGACTTCGTGGCATAGACTGGGGACTGGTACTGAATGGTTTCAGATGAGCTGCTGCCTGGAATATTTGGCCTCCTAAACCACAAGCTGTGATCAAGCTAGGTTTGACTAAGGCTGAGGAGAAAGGGGGGTGGTTACAAAACAGCAGTTGTAGTCAAAACAAAACAGTACGAATGCAAAGGTCTGTAAGATGtaccttttatcccaggacaagcaggcagcatattcttgactgatgggtgacggcaccgacggagccccggtacggacaattttagagtgattgcactctaagaacttagaaagttctagctagctGCACCGCGcgtgtgcaagtgccttcccgcccgacagaggcgcgcggtccccagtttcttagtttccgcggagctaagaagacgcgtgttttccAACAGCTGTTGGCAAtccttttttcgccttcccgctcgcaaaTTTTTTTTCGTGAAACTCTTCACGTTCCTTTTTATTTCcttgttaattaaaaaaaaaaaaacaacaagtcaattttttttgacttttttcggtcggccccggcagggcctgttggcaccatcgaagcctcgggctttgATTTTGCTACTgctgtttttcccttcatgcccccttcaccgggttttaaaaagtgtcagcggtgtgcacgccctatttcattatccgacccacacaagtggtgtcttcagtgcttgtgtccggaccatagggctgcgacgtgcacccgctgtgcttctcttcaaaagagaactttgaagaatcgccagattcagcagcagcttctttttggtgctgctatggaagttccaccggcatcgacaacttcctccaaatcggccCCGGCGCTTTCGACACCACAAGATACATCTTCGGTGTCGCACcccacaggtaagccggctaagaagccatcccctacagtTCTCGGCCCACCAGTcgaacatgcagtgagccaagtcctgcagactgcgcacCGGCcacgtaaacgctccgctcctatagaagttactgcctcttcatcggcatcgacttcgcctgagcgtcaagctgcaccgcaggtaccgagcaagaaaaaagcagtACCGTTGCCATCGGGACCATCACTGGATGAGCGTATAGCATCCAttctccaggtccagcttaaggagcaattacaacacctgctcccggctcttctgactccgaaccttccagtgtcggtacccacTGAGCCTACGGTACCGATCGTCGACCAACCTATTTTGTCGGCATCGATGTTATCGGCACCGTttaaatctgcctcttccatgtCTATGCCTATTTTGTCGGCAGAACCGAAGTCTCTACTTCGAGCGGTTCACTCAGTCTCGGAACCGGTACCGCTGTCTGACACCCGTACCGCTTTACATTCACCAGGTACGGTGTCGATGCGTTCCGGCAAATCGGTACGTAAAACCAGAcataccgaatcctctactcCTCTATCTCAGGGTCGCCTTCCATCGGTacgtgaccctgatttatggAATGATTCCGaagaccccctcggtaccgacgATGATTTTTCTTCGGATGAGGCTGATCCATCCGTGCAGGATCCtactagtaagccagagcacactTCCTTCACTaagtttcttaaggagatgtcagacaccctttcaatcccattagagtctgattctaaaaagtccaaggcattccttgatgctttggactttgaccaacctcccaaagaatttttgaaattactccttcatgatatcttaagggaaacttttttaaaaaatttggaaactcctctcaccatcccaggagctccaagaaaactggaatcactttataaagttattcccattccagggtttgacaagcctcagctgCCACATGagtctttgctggtggagtcaaccctgaaGAAACCTGCAGGCTCcagtgtgtatgcttctgtccctcctggcagagagggcaaggctatggacaaatttgctaaacgactttaccagaatgctatgttggccaactgttcaggtaactatgcatttcacttctctttttacctgaaacatcttattCAGCAAATGGCcgcttttcaaaaatatattccagACCGCAAGCTCTACattgcttttcagcaatgtactgCCAGCTCAGGCTCTGTTCcagctcaggaagttcatggtccgttccatctatgacacaTTTGAACTTACATCCCGAGCGACTGCAATGCCTGTAGCCATGAGACGATTAGTATGGCTTCGCATCTCAGACCTTGatgtcaaccaccaggaccgccttgccaatgcgcCTTGCCTGGGTGACGAACTGTTTGGAtaatctctggataccaccacccagaaactttcggctcatgagacgaggtgggatactttattgaaaaCCAAAAGAAGCCCCCTCCTGTTCGTCCTTTTAGACAGCAGACGTCGTATCAGCGTAGCTTCTCAGCTAGGCCGATTCAGCCTCCTCCTCCCCAGCCTCGGAGACAGCGGCAACAGCAACATCAACAGACTCGCCAACAACAGCAGCCTACCATAAAGCCTGTTGCTCAGCCTAAaccaactcagcccttttgactcccttctccagggcataaccaatcttcctccctcatgtcctcttccgCAACCTATTGGAGGTCGCCTCCAATTTTTTCTGGGTCGATGGGAAGTAATTACCACTGATCAATGGGTGCTCtctatcatcgcccacggctactccctcaattttcagactcctcctccGTTAGGccttccaaaagagtctgctttcaacaggtctcaatccctccttctcactcaagaggttcaatccctccttcttctcaatgccattgaaGAGGTTCCTCCAGATCAGCGAGGTCAAGGATTTTACTCCcagtactttctagttcccaaaaagaccggagacctcagatctatattagatctcagagatctcaacaaatgtttgatcaaggagaagttcaaaatgctctctcttgccacactataccctcttctcactcagggcgattggctatgctccctcgatctcaaagaggcctacacacatattcctgTCCATCTGGCGTCCAGACAATATCTGCGCTTTCTCTTCAATCAaactcattaccagtacaaggtgctacccttcggtctggcctcctctcccagggtgttcaccaagtgtctgattgtggtagccgcctatctccgctctcacaattttcaagtcttcccttatctggacgactggctcattcccctcaggcagttcttctggccaccaaccagaccatttgATATCTTCAActgttgggtttcgaaatcaatcttcccaagtcgcacctcattccaatccagcgacttcaattcattggcgcCATTTtggacactgttctcatgagggcgtttcttcaatccaaccgccttcagaccatccttcatcttTGTCtacaggtgtttcaacagattaccatctctgcaaatcaaatgatggtgctcttggggcatatggcatcgacggtgcatgtcacccccctcgcacgtcttcacctgggcactcctcaatggaccctggcaacccagtggtcacaagcgacagatccttgcttacaacatatatctgtgacatcgtctcttcgacagtcgctactctggtggttgacatcttcaaatctatccagaggtctactgttccatctacctcatcatcatctagtccagtgtttttcaaccttttttgggcaaaggcacacttgtttcatgaaaaaaatcacgaggcacaccaccattagaaaatgttaaaaaatttaactctgtgcctatattgactatatataaagtaattctcttgaataggaatcaaataaacacaaagaaagtattttataattactttattatgaaatattaagtaaacagaatagtgaaaaattataaaatactttattcagtgcgaaacctgggcctgtttggctgaacacaaagctgatattctggctggaatagaagaaagacacacacgtagctcttcgtcaacagccgttcccttcaccgccccgtcaccgccatccctttcaccgccccgtcaccgtccccgctgcatccatataagccttagtactgtaatatttagcttattcctttcttataaatcaaagttcctgctgctgaactagagaaagagatgttcagctggcagggctttgtttataaatttttatcaacacaactaatatactattttatcctaaagcaaaaaataaataaataactataatttctttagcactctccagaccagtagaggttaactttacgaatggggtatatatctaatcatgaccagcaggtggagactgaaaacaaaactgtgggacagtatatcctatcccctcttctctatttccctcagtcttctttcagtctccagcaggtgttgatgtgatctgtacccatctcccttggtagggctgttggaatttgtttagggggtctatagtccctgtttttagccggacggagcttgggcggaccctgtttgggggttcgtccgacctcgggggtgtcaaacccggcgggtctcgagcggggtccctccccccacttcctccacctccccacatttttttagaggagcctcagcagtaagccttgccccctaaatcaagcaaggcatattgcttagagagcctgtggagtctgttctgtgaaaaaaaaaaaaaaaaatcctgaggtagtgctggtctggagggttgtttccctttaagaaaactgtattttactgtattttttcaactaaccggcacttttttatagctaggtcgcgtatggagcaatgagcacttctaaggggaaaaagtgctcattgtgctccagacgcgaggcactcgcggccggcctgtgcaagcggtgttcaggccggtgcggtggaggagctccgtcggcagcggctgcaggcgcccagagctccccgccgatggtgcctcgcgagtcggcagggagcaGTGGTGAAGCCCAGTCTTCAccatccgcccacggagggattccccgggccgccgacggtcgggtttttggggattccctctcagctgattttttgacagctgatgccggcttgcctgctttagcggctgagactgttcaggtctctcagccgctgcaggctatggagggagctgttttggcgggaaagacgccatcttctcacTCTGGCCCCTCCATCTTGttttccacctcaggtgaccttcccccctgTTTTGgaaaagcaggggcaggtttctgctgggtcccctgcggtggcagggagtcccttgggaccctcgggggggttttcccctgatttatttttttctttgtgccgagcctattttcaggcggctgggggtcccggttgcgcgcagggggtttcggggggtgggggttcctccgcgctccctgcggctttgcctctctcgtcggTTGTGGCGTCCCCCCCTCCGCCGCCCtcgtccaagcgcccgcgggtgtcgtgggacgaggatttatggttggaggagcgtgtcggtctggatgaggacctggactttTCGGAGGAGTTCCAGGACCCTCTTgaggggacggccgctggcggcgggttgtcgggtttcccgtcttccgtCGACGAGGCGTcggtggtgcgcctttttcagagagatgagctaccggacctgattcaacaggtttcttcggtgttgcgttttgaagatgcgccgccggagactccgcgggtgggggaccctctgcttcaggggatccgttccgtttcccgctcttttcctatgcatcaggatattcgggatattatcctggaacagtggaaaacgccggaggcgccgtttcgtttggcgcgtagcatggctcgtttgtatcccatcccagagggggatcgggctactttagtatcgccagtcgtagacgcggtggtctcggcgatttctaagcggcataccgtgcctgttgagggcgggtctgccttgcgggactctgaggagcgcaaattggagaataTCCTTAAGCTCAATTTTCAGGTCTCggcttttggggtccaggcggctatctGTGGGGGGCTGGTTGCTCGTGCCgtttttcggtgggctgagcgcgtcctggatcgggagtctgatgactggtctctggtggatcaggaggtggcaaagattgagatggcggcctcgtTCCTCtctgatgctctttatgacttagtgcggatctcggctaagtctatggcctttggagtggccgcgcggcgtattttgtggctgcacgcttgggcggcggatgctgcgtccaaagctaaacttactaaatttccctttcgggggtcttttttgttcggggaggaattggataagttgattcagactctgacggactctaaggttccccgtctgcctgaggaccgtgcccgtcctgcgtctcggggtggcgCGGCCCGGGGTCGTTTGCGGGAATTtagcaagtatcgccctgggcgtggggctgcttctttcccggctccggGTTTTTccaggggtcggttcttccagcgcatgcagccctttcggggggcccgtcggggggcagggaatccctccgccggctcccccgcttcccgtcctgcgcaatgactccttgccgacgccccctttggttccggtgggggcccggctgtgCGAATTTTTCCCCcagtgggccgagatcacgtccgatcagtgggtcctggaggtggtgcgggacggttatgctctggagttcgcccgctctctgccggaccttttcctcgcttctccatgtcagtctccagggaagacgcaggcttttcgccagaccctgcAGCGCTTGCTGGATGTcaaggcagtggtgccggtgccccctccggagtggggcaccggcaggtactccatttactttgtagtgcccaagaaggaggggacctttcggcccatcctggatttgaaaggggtcaacagggctctcaggattccttctttccgcatggaaactctgcgatcggtcattctggcggttcagccgggggagttcctcacttctctcgatctgacggaggcctacttgcatgttcccttTCGGgactctcatcagcgcttcctgcgctttgcaatcttggggcggcactatcagttctgtgcgcttccctttggtctggccacagctccccggacgttcaccaaggtgatggtggtcgtcgcggcagccttgcggtcggagggcatcctggttcacccctacctagacgactggttgattcgggcaaagtcgttgcaggagagctcccgggtacagctcgggtggtggagtttctccggtcgctgggctgggtggtcaacctttccaagagtcggttggtcccggctcagcgcctggagtaccttggggttctgttcgacacctccttggggaaggtcttccttccagaggcccgggtgagcaagtTGCAATCGCAGATTCgtctgcttttggcgtcccggtgtcctcgggcgcgagatttcctccaggtcttggggtcgatggcggcatccctggacgtggtgaggtgggcgcgggcccacatgcgtcctcttcagtatgctctgctccggaggtggtctccccagaggcaagatttggatgttccggtgcCCCTGCGGGggttggcgcgctgcagtctgcgctggtggctccggacccctcacctggttcagggggtgggtctggatctcccgcagtggacggtgctcctgacggatgcgagtctcctgggttggggggctcagtgtttgggtcactcagctcagggcacctggtccacggaggaggccgcctggtcgatcaacgtgttggagaccagagcggtccgtctggcgctgttggctttccattcccttttgctgggcaagtcggtcagagtgctgtcggacaatgccacggcggtggcttatgtcaatcgtcaggggggcaccaagagcactcaggtggcgcaggaggcggctctgctcatggtttgggcggagtcccatctgctgtacctctcggcttctcatatagccggggtagaaaatgttcaggcagacttcctcagtcgtcacttcctagatccaggagagtggtgtctcggcgccggggcgtttcagttgatagtgcaggcttgggggcagcccctgatggacctgatggccacgggtggcaacgccaaagtgccccgcttcttcagtcgtcgcagggacggtctggccgagggtctggatgctctggtccagccgtggccaacggaggggctgttgtatgtgttccctccttggccgctggtgggcagagtgcttcttcgcattgttcaccatccgggtttggtggtgctggtggctccggattggcctcgacgtccgtggtatgcggatctggtgaggcacctggtggcggatcctcttcctctgcctctctcggccgaccttctgatgcagggtcccattcctatgttcgacccgtctcccttctgtcttacgtttctgtcttacggcgtggctcttgaaaggggtcgccttagcaagaagggatattcagacaaggtgatctctacactgttggggtcccggaggctttctacctctcgggcttatgtgcgggtttggcgtctctttgaggaatggtgtcgggcgtggggagtgacctcttttcgcgcttctctgcctaacattctagagttcttgcaggatggcctggatagaggcctggcttggtcttctctccgggttcatcttgcggccctgtcggcctttcgagggttggtgtcaggtcagcgtttatcggctcttcctgatgtgattcggtttttgcgggcggccaagttgcttaggcctcccctacggccctcggttccctcttgggatcttaatctggttctctctgttttggtgcgcccgcctttcgagcccttggacgactgttctttgaaggaccttactttgaaggcggtctttttggtggccattacttctgctaggcgtgtttctgagctgcaggctttctcttgtagggctcccttcttggagttttctagggagcgggtcgtcttgcggcctgttccttcctttctgccgaaggttgtttctccttttcatgtcaatcaatcggtggttctcccggtcttgggtggtcggtagggctcttctgagcaacggcagctgcgcaagttggatgtcggtcgggtccttcgctcttaagtgcagcggacccaggaattccggaagtccgatcatctctttgtcctcctggcgggtcctcgtcggggagctggcgcttctaaggctagtattgcgcgctggatcaaggagacgattgcttccgcttatcttctgaaacagcagccggttccggagtttctcaaggctcattccaatcggggtcaggcggcttcttgggctgagtcgtcgctcgtgcctccagtggatatttgtaaggctgcggtttggtcctccttgcattcctttgttcgtcattatcgggttgatgtgcaggcgcgtcgggacgcggtgttcggtgagcgtgtactggtatcggcccttcgggggtcccgcccgtgagagggactgctttggtacgtcccattcgtaaagttaacctctactggtctggagagtgctaaagaaggagaaattaggttcttacctgctaatttactttcttttagcttctccagaccagtagaggtccccaccctgtctgttgttatTGTTGTTCGGGCtattgcgcgggcagttttttgtgttttgctgcgggttctagtatttttctagggccggggagatttgaagaacagcggctgtggctcggctggcttagctggcgagctgtggggacattttccttcgggtatttctcctctgcattttccaacagcattttttgggtatgttaattgttactcctgttcggagtattgttttctttctgttttccagttcttggttctgcttggctattcggcagactgagggaaatagagaagaggggataggatatactgtcccacagttttgttttcagtctccacccgctggtcatgattagatatataccccattcgtaaagttaacctctactggtctggagaagctaaaagaaagtaaattagcaggtaagaacctaatttctccttttttttctacctttgttgtctggtttctgctttccacatcttctcattcaattccttccatccactgtgtgtcttctctctacgtcttccatttgctgttactgtgcctctcccttcaccccccccccaattggtctagcacccatcttcttccctccgctcccccatagtctggcatctgtcttcttcccactctgtcttccacatttcccttcggggtctgttcctctccaccctccttcaatgtctgtcctattcctttctaccaccacccttccctccctcctttaccatctgttcctttctactacccttcagctcctctcacgtggcttatctatctaccttcctccctcttattttcatggcacattacaatgtaatttgtgcaagccactggagcctgcgagctcggtccctgtcccatccccacaaaccatctcgcttctgtgctcctattttctccatttctaatatctcccctatgtatctgtcattgcccccctctgtgtccatataccatccccatggcatgtcccctttatgtctctgtccctatgccccatgcacataatttcccctctttctgttaccttcctgtgtccagatttcccctatcttcctcttccataccagtgtgtctcttcttttcaaccccatctagcttttttccctctttctcccccccccccctgcttctagcatctggctcacctgcctgtccttccctttctttcctgctgtgggtttttctttccgtcttcatccccttggcccagaatccttttccctttcactccctccttccaatttgagccgggaacacgagcgattgcacggtccccgcagccaccactcgcctgcccaatcgatcctactgtttagccagctctctcccttcgcctcaccttagtttgtaggttttgtttttcggcgacatgcatgctttcccaaagagccgcgcacgcgcggctgctcagtgttcaatcttctgctctgctgcaacttcctgtttccggttgcgtcagagcagaagatcgaaactgaacaacagcggggaccgggggagtctcatgggagcgcgtgcgggacccggcctgaggcctaatcagtgtctgcaccgtacggcacaccaggcaacatctcgcggcacactagtgtgccgcggaacagcggttgaaaaacactgatctagtcaTCAGCACAGATGCatccccctatgcctggggagctcacttgaacgaattccaaactcagggtctttggactgcccaggaaaagaaacatcacatcaatttcctggaactccgagcgatgttttacgccctcaaggcattccaacatctcctctttcctcaagtacaacttctttgcacagacaatcaagttgcaatgtactacatcaacaaacaaggtgggacgggctctcgcctgttgtgtcaggaagctcaacggatttggtcttgggcgacaactcgtcatttattcctgaaagctgtctacattcaaggggagcagaatttcttagcagacaatctcagcagaattctccaaccccacgaatgaaCTCTTGATCccatgactctccagtccattttcgctctatggggcactcctcaggtggacctttttgcagcccctcacaatcatcaactgccccaattttgctccagactctactcccttcaccgtctggcacccgatgcatttcttctggattggaccaatctcttcctctatgcatttcctcctctccctctcatgctgcggacattgttcaagctcaggagggaacaagccaccatgattctcatcgctccacggtggcccaggcaacactggttctcccttctgcttcaactcagttccagggagcccatacttcttccactgtttccttctctgcttactcagcatcagcaatctctcctacatcccaacttacagtctctgcacctgacagcttggtatctctcggtcTAACTTCAGCTCACTCACTTCTATcccagcctgtccgttctatcattgatgcttccaggaaaccggccacccttcattgttatcaacagaagtggactcggttttcttcctggtgcctcttgcatcaccataatcccatgtctttagcagtgggactggtgttggactatcttctatttttgtctgactctggtctcaaatctacttctgtcagagtccatctcagtgccattgctgcctttcatgagccaattcatgggaaacccctctctgctcatcttttggtttccaggttcatgcg encodes:
- the LOC117365199 gene encoding S100P-binding protein-like, encoding MEGNEIRSKLRGKRRMRSTLASAQCPDRKSCCDREVLCSVPDDIKIRIVNERASETKRLLNESLEEEQVLHGAFKKPRLMYPYCSTPCPALKEAFSSPDSACFPGSSSCFDETQTRKLVLPSDPLASFSPASKPDQNELDDSLLEASDGDADSPLHLTEEQMQKLLEDDWSAAGMEREPLYSEHSSPEESEELEHFNSQLFTRSVLEGPSLTQSTLFSASSILLTLDETECERSISLDQNCLECNEINNIPFDCDIEDILALSPIDRSSIEQENDDYVLLENTEVQDGCLRGATDLLEKQKLMPFSNQNGEEELGEYAAEPEEYPLCLEECIAAPGGQALCNHSFPNPPADRELGKSQDGTAMASEAHSFKSINIPAKEGPDRAGESVSSAPNASLQKPKLLKRVALPQDNVTLKEVISPKDDRGENLQGKKPGKAALSKAEERHLRIPPAELEKKKQDYVQCVLKHHKQINATHQDAYKECLTLMDQVANKGWLHPLNLTLRCYPRSSKKLPNKRSLKQWVSQNGAHGRFANLDARFQRSSVVALPS